One stretch of Prunus persica cultivar Lovell chromosome G1, Prunus_persica_NCBIv2, whole genome shotgun sequence DNA includes these proteins:
- the LOC18792725 gene encoding (R)-mandelonitrile lyase 2, translated as MVKSTMSAILVSVLHLFVLHLQYSEVHSLANTSAHDFSYLEFVYDANDTELEGTYDYIIVGGGTAGCPLAATLSANYSVLVLERGTLPTEYPNLLTSDGFIYNLQQEDDGQTPVERFVSGDGIDNVRGRVLGGTSMINAGVYVRANTSFFNQTGIEWDMDLVNKTYDWVEDTIVFKPDFQFWQNLTGTAFLEVGILPDNGFSLDHIEGTRLTGSTFDNNGTRHASDELLNKGDPNNLKVAVHAAVEKIIFSSNSSGVTAIGVIYTDSNGTTHQAFVRVEGEVILSAGPIGSPQLLLLSGVGPESYLTSLNISVVASHPYVGQYIYDNPRNFINILPPNPIEPSTVTVLGITSDFYQCSLSSLPFSIAPFSFFPIPTYPLPNTTFAHIVNKVPGPLSHGTVTLQSTSDVRVAPNVTFNYYSNSTDLAHCVSGMKKIGEFLSSDALKPYKVEDLPGIEGFDILGIPLPENQTDDAAFETFCQEAVASYWHYHGGCLVGEVLDDDFRVTGINALRVVDGSTFPSTPASHPQGFYLMLGRYVGSKILQERLASEEALHKSTIQPKILESLESALSFAFDT; from the exons ATGGTGAAATCAACAATGTCAGCTATACTAGTATCGGTGCTGCACCTTTttgttcttcatcttcaataTTCAGAGGTTCATTCGCTTGCCAATACCTCTGCTCATG ATTTTAGCTACTTGGAATTTGTTTACGATGCCAATGACACAGAGTTGGAAGGAACATACGACTACATTATTGTTGGTGGAGGAACAGCAGGGTGTCCATTGGCAGCAACTTTGTCAGCAAACTACTCGGTGCTTGTTCTGGAAAGGGGCACTCTTCCTACAGAATATCCAAACCTGTTGACTTCAGACGGGTTTATATATAATCTGCAGCAAGAAGATGATGGACAGACACCAGTCGAAAGGTTCGTGTCTGGAGATGGTATTGACAATGTAAGAGGGAGGGTCCTCGGTGGCACGAGCATGATCAATGCCGGGGTCTACGTAAGAGCTAACACCTCGTTCTTTAATCAAACAGGGATTGAATGGGATATGGATCTGGTTAATAAGACATATGACTGGGTTGAAGACACTATTGTGTTCAAGCCGGATTTCCAATTTTGGCAAAATCTTACAGGAACTGCGTTCTTGGAGGTTGGTATTCTTCCAGACAATGGATTTAGTTTGGATCACATAGAAGGAACTAGACTCACCGGCTCAACTTTCGACAATAACGGAACCAGACATGCATCTGATGAACTGCTTAATAAAGGAGACCCAAACAACTTGAAAGTTGCAGTTCATGCCGCAGTAGAGAAGATCATCTTCTCTTCCAATTCATCAG GTGTGACAGCTATAGGAGTAATATATACTGATTCGAACGGAACGACTCATCAGGCATTTGTACGTGTTGAGGGAGAAGTTATATTGAGTGCAGGGCCAATTGGGTCCCCTCAACTTCTACTACTTAGTGGTGTTGGCCCAGAGTCTTACCTAACATCTCTCAACATTTCAGTTGTTGCTTCCCATCCATACGTCGGGCAGTATATATATGACAATCCTCGTAATTTCATTAACATTTTGCCCCCAAATCCAATAGAACCCTCAACTGTAACCGTTCTAGGCATTACAAGCGACTTCTACCAATGTTCTCTATCAAGCTTGCCATTTTCTATTGCACCCTTTAGTTTTTTTCCTATTCCAACTTATCCCCTGCCAAATACGACTTTCGCTCACATTGTTAACAAAGTTCCGGGACCATTATCTCACGGTACTGTCACGCTGCAATCAACCTCTGATGTGAGAGTCGCTCCAAATGTCACATTCAACTACTATTCGAATTCAACTGACCTTGCTCATTGTGTTAGCGGCATGAAGAAGATTGGTGAATTCTTGAGCTCAGACGCATTAAAACCATATAAAGTGGAAGATTTGCCGGGCATAGAAGGTTTTGATATTTTGGGAATACCTTTGCCAGAGAACCAGACAGATGATGCAGCCTTCGAAACATTTTGCCAAGAGGCAGTAGCGTCATACTGGCATTACCACGGTGGATGCCTTGTCGGGGAGGTGCTTGATGATGATTTCCGTGTTACAGGGATCAACGCATTGCGTGTTGTTGATGGCTCCACCTTCCCTTCCACACCAGCGAGCCATCCACAGGGCTTCTATCTGATGTTAGGGAG GTACGTGGGCTCTAAAATTTTGCAAGAAAGATTAGCTTCAGAGGAGGCTCTTCATAAGTCAACAATCCAACCCAAAATCTTGGAGTCGCTTGAGTCAGCATTATCCTTTGCGTTTGATACTTAG